A portion of the Thunnus maccoyii chromosome 20, fThuMac1.1, whole genome shotgun sequence genome contains these proteins:
- the muc13b gene encoding mucin-13b, translating to MFLNAGQTANPGNTDITQEPATTATAGPVITATTQKPTATTTASPDITATTQKPTAITTASPDLTATTQKPTAITTASPDITATTQKPTAITTASPDITATTQKPTATTTASPDITATTQKPAATTTASPDITATTQKPTATTTASPDITATTQKPTATTTASPDITATTQKPATITGSGGVSTTTSVPATKPLGPCDSNPCGSGSTCEPRGPQDFVCLCLAGDYYNNKSKICESAKVFPGQLTLDMTYNENMAEKTSTEFKNASKEIIDALNAAYSGSDGYTESTVLELRPSKNSRVWSRSEEKVNASVEIIFRTDSKINSSEVTKQIETASNCDKCVLGNANFKEIPLCDKKPCDVETTECLSENGLYNCTCNDNYIKTPFSDRMCLVCPSGQKASGSECVHCPFGYSGLNCNESWQLALVIVGSVLGGLLLITLILLPVVACKSSKKSSEKNKVVNIGDPYVSHSSAKAPLVNSSLAISRAPSVNNGSANGLGSFANAGAPRIPRATTTSSWDRRSDLEMTPSNSRQNLISAGRNMHVYEDADDMNSNPYVQARPSSSLYVQARPSNSLYAQDRPSSNLYAQDRPQSNPYAQTRPQNNPYAQNRPQTNPYASSQGQTNPYYMHDDGRRFN from the exons ATGTTCCTTAATGCTG GGCAAACAGCGAATCCAGGCAACACAGACATTACTCAGGAACCTgctacaacagcaacagcaggtCCAGTTATCACAGCCACTACTCAGAAACCTACTGCGACAACAACAGCAAGTCCAGATATCACAGCCACTACACAGAAACCTACTGCGATAACAACAGCAAGTCCAGATCTCACAGCCACTACACAGAAACCTACTGCGATAACAACAGCAAGTCCAGATATCACAGCCACTACACAGAAACCTACTGCGATAACAACAGCAAGTCCAGATATCACAGCCACTACACAGAAACCTACTGCGACAACAACAGCAAGTCCAGATATCACAGCCACTACACAGAAACCTGCTGCGACAACAACAGCAAGTCCAGATATCACAGCCACTACTCAGAAACCTACTGCGACAACAACAGCAAGTCCAGATATCACAGCCACTACACAGAAACCTACTGCGACAACAACAGCAAGTCCAGATATCACAGCCACTACTCAGAAACCTGCTACAATAACAGGTTCAGGTGGTGTGTCCACAACAACATCAGTTCCTGCTACAAAGCCTCTAG GTCCTTGTGATTCAAACCCATGTGGCAGTGGGAGCACCTGTGAGCCTCGTGGACCTCAGGACTTTGTATGCTTGTGTTTGGCTGGTGATTACTACaataacaaaagcaaaattTGTGAGAGTG cCAAAGTATTCCCTGGACAACTAACCCTGGACATGACCTATAATGAAAACATGGCTGAGAAAACATCTACAGAATTTAAAAATGCCTCGAAAGAAATCATTGATGCG CTGAATGCTGCTTACAGTGGGTCTGATGGTTACACTGAATCTACAGTGCTGGAACTGCG ACCCAGTAAAAACAGCAGGGTTTGGTCAAGATCAGAGGAAAAGGTCAATGCATCTGTTGAGATCATCTTCCGAACAGATTCTAAAATCAATTCATCTGAAGTTACCAAGCAGATAGAGACTGCCAGCAACTGTGACAAGTGTGTCCTGGGAAATGCGAATTTTAAAG aGATACCTCTGTGTGATAAGAAACCCTGTGATGTGGAAACTACAGAATGTTTATCAGAAAATGGACTTTATAACTGTACCTGTAATGATAACTACATTAAGACACCCTTCAGTGACAGAATGTGCTTGG TATGTCCCAGTGGTCAGAAAGCAAGTGGATCCGAATGTGTCCA TTGTCCATTTGGTTATTCGGGTTTGAACTGCAATGAAT CATGGCAGCTGGCGCTGGTAATAGTCGGCTCCGTGCTTGGGGGACTGCTGCTCATCACGCTCATCCTTCTGCCTGTAGTGGCCTGCAA ATCCTCAAAGAAGAGCTCCGAGAAGAACAAAGTTGTAAACATTGGGGATCCCTATGTCAGCCACTCTTCTGCCAAGGCACCCCTGGTTAACAGCAGCTTAGCCATTAGCCGAGCACCCTCGGTTAATAACGGCTCAGCCAATGGCCTGGGAAGCTTTGCAAATGCTGGGGCACCTAGGATCCCACGGGCCACAACCACCAGCAGCTGGGACCGCAGGTCCGACCTGGAGATGACTCCAAGCAACAGCCGGCAAAACCTGATCTCTGCGGGGAGGAACATG CATGTCTACGAGGATGCGGATGACATGAACAGCAACCCATACGTTCAGGCTCGACCCTCGAGCAGTCTCTATGTTCAGGCTCGACCCTCGAACAGTCTCTATGCTCAGGATCGACCCTCGAGCAATCTCTATGCTCAGGATCGACCTCAGAGCAATCCATATGCTCAGACCCGACCCCAGAACAACCCATACGCTCAGAATCGACCACAGACCAACCCGTATGCTTCGAGCCAAGGCCAGACCAACCCTTACTACATGCACGATGATGGAAGACGGTTCAATTAA
- the znf281b gene encoding zinc finger protein 281b isoform X2: MSIIQDKLGNEFLRNGGMDPNFAPGMLMFSHLPPVTSFTRLASQSVMGELPQEMILKKERDSPPEHQGTTAANTGGFLHSMGIKQERLSELDYRMPLYGGGGGVGVNCAGGGAGKSGTDMPDMSFGNHHQNHQNMLLHDLSLSNVRSLGEPMSGRSGKEPKESSGRRGRRSNGDGQGGKARRKRNDAAKAMMLDADGACLSPNSKPHICEHCNAAFRSSYHLRRHVLIHTGERPFRCSQCNMSFIQKYLLQRHEKIHSGEKPFSCDQCNMRFIQKYHMERHKRTHSGEKPYRCDTCQQFFSRTDRLLKHKRTCGEAIKKGLDPNMLELSEAELGQGSYSLTQGNSTTSGRKRAKSKNGEGGERKRKKNASASVAAASSSGGMARDLGLQDFSMEHPSGSGPTMQGRTPKLVFKKAGRKGLDKGLLSLEDSADGQKLLGQKAGSMDHVESSGLDNMGLLQVAGGNKQGPTTSSNYDDAMQFVKKRRYLHAVNNDYGASSLHMASQGSSVIQGSLGPEPTLAMLDSSPLELKHDKSGIPDEVLQSLLDHYSHKPEGTHHHDVTFDLSDHPHHVDLQPAAPVTPELEDDSPNGGDKTAVMSEYSKFLLQALERTSHSGPFPSLGPTGPFPLLSSSSSPTGPLFSDKHGYTTSPLDCGYPPAVSSPLPIAAPSSTSSSSSSKSHYGMLVGSPSQAGYHLTLESTSHQQLTPSQELTEQLEKQHSPGAFNLPPQDLTASAEGPKGQQPKAGGSTAPTNGSSYPDLSPLNPPKEPTYQIENFAQAFGSQFKSGRRTPLSYGSDPGAEVDHRIRTPVSEFSGYTSLLADVSEPVSTGSKTPTSQSFR; the protein is encoded by the exons ATGAGTATTATTCAAGACAAATTAGGCAATGAGTTTTTGCGCAACGGTGGCATGGACCCCAATTTTGCACCAGGTATGCTTATGTTCAGCCACCTGCCGCCAGTCACCAGCTTTACACGGCTGGCCTCCCAGTCTGTTATGGGCGAGCTTCCCCAGGAGATGATCCTGAAGAAAGAACGTGACTCGCCCCCAGAACACCAGGGCACAACTGCTGCGAACACTGGGGGCTTCCTCCACAGCATGGGCATTAAGCAGGAGCGGCTAAGCGAGCTGGATTACCGAATGCCCCTCTATGGCGGAGGTGGAGGAGTAGGGGTGAACTGTGCTGGAGGGGGCGCGGGGAAGAGTGGCACTGACATGCCGGACATGTCTTTCGGCAACCACCACCAAAATCACCAGAACATGCTCCTGCATGATCTCAGCCTCAGCAACGTCCGTTCCCTTGGTGAACCG ATGTCTGGAAGATCGGGTAAAGAGCCAAAAGAGTCCTCAGGTAGAAGAGGGCGTAGGAGCAATGGAGATGGACAGGGAGGCAAAGCCAGAAGGAAACGCAACGATGCTGCAAAG GCCATGATGTTGGATGCAGATGGAGCCTGCCTGTCCCCCAACTCAAAACCACATATCTGTGAGCACTGTAATGCTGCCTTCCGCAGCTCCTACCACTTGCGCCGACATGTGCTCATACACACAG GTGAGAGGCCTTTCCGGTGCAGTCAGTGTAACATGAGCTTCATTCAGAAGTACCTGCTCCAGCGGCATGAGAAGATCCACAGCG GGGAGAAGCCTTTTAGCTGTGACCAGTGTAACATGCGCTTTATCCAGAAGTACCATATGGAGCGGCACAAAAGGACACACAGCGGCGAGAAGCCATATCGCTGCGATACATGCCAACAA TTTTTCTCAAGAACAGACCGGTTACTGAAGCACAAACGGACTTGTGGAGAAGCCATAAAGAAGGGCCTGGACCCAAACATGCTGGAGCTCAGCGAAGCAGAGCTAGGCCAGGGCAGCTATTCACTCACTCAGGGAAACTCTACCACCTCCGGACGCAAGAGGGCCAAGTCCAAAAATGGTGAGGGCGGTGAGCgcaagaggaagaagaatgccTCAGCATCAGTGGCAGCAGCCTCGTCCTCTGGGGGAATGGCCCGTGACCTGGGCCTGCAGGACTTCAGCATGGAGCATCCCTCAGGCTCTGGCCCCACCATGCAGGGACGTACTCCCAAATTGGTCTTTAAAAAAGCTGGCCGCAAGGGCCTGGACAAGGGCCTTCTCTCTCTGGAAGACAGTGCTGACGGACAAAAACTGTTGGGCCAGAAAGCTGGCTCCATGGATCATGTGGAAAGTTCTGGCCTTGACAACATGGGTCTACTCCAGGTAGCTGGGGGCAACAAGCAGGGGCCCACCACCAGCAGCAACTACGATGATGCAATGCAGTTTGTGAAAAAGCGGCGCTACCTCCATGCAGTTAACAATGACTATGGAGCCAGCTCACTGCACATGGCATCCCAGGGAAGTAGTGTAATCCAGGGCTCCCTGGGGCCCGAACCCACGCTGGCAATGCTGGACTCCTCGCCTTTGGAACTCAAGCACGACAAGTCTGGCATTCCAGATGAAGTACTGCAAAGCCTGCTGGACCATTATAGCCATAAGCCAGAGGGGACACACCATCATGATGTGACTTTTGACCTGTCAGACCACCCACACCATGTGGACCTCCAGCCAGCAGCCCCTGTTACCCCTGAGTTGGAGGACGATTCACCCAATGGTGGTGATAAGACAGCTGTGATGAGCGAGTACTCAAAGTTCCTCCTGCAGGCCCTGGAGCGCACCAGCCATAGTGGACCCTTCCCCAGCCTTGGTCCAACAGGGCCTTTCCCACTCCTGTCCAGCAGCTCCAGTCCCACAGGGCCCCTGTTCTCTGACAAACACGGGTACACCACATCTCCACTGGATTGTGGCTACCCGCCTGCTGTCTCCTCCCCGCTGCCCATCGCCGCCCCTTCGTCGACTTCCTCATCGTCCTCCTCCAAATCCCACTATGGCATGCTCGTTGGCTCCCCCTCCCAGGCAGGCTACCACCTCACCTTGGAATCTACTAGCCACCAGCAGCTGACTCCATCTCAGGAACTGACCGAGCAGTTGGAGAAGCAGCACTCCCCCGGAGCCTTCAACCTACCTCCCCAGGACCTGACTGCCTCGGCAGAAGGCCCCAAGGGGCAGCAGCCCAAGGCTGGAGGGAGCACTGCGCCCACCAACGGTTCCAGCTACCCAGACCTGTCCCCACTGAACCCCCCTAAAGAACCCACGTACCAGATCGAGAACTTCGCCCAGGCCTTTGGCTCCCAGTTCAAGTCAGGGCGCCGGACCCCTCTGAGCTATGGCAGTGATCCTGGGGCAGAGGTCGACCACCGAATACGGACTCCAGTGTCAGAATTCTCAGGGTATACCAGTTTGTTAGCTGACGTCAGTGAGCCAGTGAGTACAGGATCAAAAACCCCGACAAGCCAAAGTTTCAGATAA
- the znf281b gene encoding zinc finger protein 281b isoform X1: MSIIQDKLGNEFLRNGGMDPNFAPGMLMFSHLPPVTSFTRLASQSVMGELPQEMILKKERDSPPEHQGTTAANTGGFLHSMGIKQERLSELDYRMPLYGGGGGVGVNCAGGGAGKSGTDMPDMSFGNHHQNHQNMLLHDLSLSNVRSLGEPMSGRSGKEPKESSGRRGRRSNGDGQGGKARRKRNDAAKAMMLDADGACLSPNSKPHICEHCNAAFRSSYHLRRHVLIHTDRTGERPFRCSQCNMSFIQKYLLQRHEKIHSGEKPFSCDQCNMRFIQKYHMERHKRTHSGEKPYRCDTCQQFFSRTDRLLKHKRTCGEAIKKGLDPNMLELSEAELGQGSYSLTQGNSTTSGRKRAKSKNGEGGERKRKKNASASVAAASSSGGMARDLGLQDFSMEHPSGSGPTMQGRTPKLVFKKAGRKGLDKGLLSLEDSADGQKLLGQKAGSMDHVESSGLDNMGLLQVAGGNKQGPTTSSNYDDAMQFVKKRRYLHAVNNDYGASSLHMASQGSSVIQGSLGPEPTLAMLDSSPLELKHDKSGIPDEVLQSLLDHYSHKPEGTHHHDVTFDLSDHPHHVDLQPAAPVTPELEDDSPNGGDKTAVMSEYSKFLLQALERTSHSGPFPSLGPTGPFPLLSSSSSPTGPLFSDKHGYTTSPLDCGYPPAVSSPLPIAAPSSTSSSSSSKSHYGMLVGSPSQAGYHLTLESTSHQQLTPSQELTEQLEKQHSPGAFNLPPQDLTASAEGPKGQQPKAGGSTAPTNGSSYPDLSPLNPPKEPTYQIENFAQAFGSQFKSGRRTPLSYGSDPGAEVDHRIRTPVSEFSGYTSLLADVSEPVSTGSKTPTSQSFR, encoded by the exons ATGAGTATTATTCAAGACAAATTAGGCAATGAGTTTTTGCGCAACGGTGGCATGGACCCCAATTTTGCACCAGGTATGCTTATGTTCAGCCACCTGCCGCCAGTCACCAGCTTTACACGGCTGGCCTCCCAGTCTGTTATGGGCGAGCTTCCCCAGGAGATGATCCTGAAGAAAGAACGTGACTCGCCCCCAGAACACCAGGGCACAACTGCTGCGAACACTGGGGGCTTCCTCCACAGCATGGGCATTAAGCAGGAGCGGCTAAGCGAGCTGGATTACCGAATGCCCCTCTATGGCGGAGGTGGAGGAGTAGGGGTGAACTGTGCTGGAGGGGGCGCGGGGAAGAGTGGCACTGACATGCCGGACATGTCTTTCGGCAACCACCACCAAAATCACCAGAACATGCTCCTGCATGATCTCAGCCTCAGCAACGTCCGTTCCCTTGGTGAACCG ATGTCTGGAAGATCGGGTAAAGAGCCAAAAGAGTCCTCAGGTAGAAGAGGGCGTAGGAGCAATGGAGATGGACAGGGAGGCAAAGCCAGAAGGAAACGCAACGATGCTGCAAAG GCCATGATGTTGGATGCAGATGGAGCCTGCCTGTCCCCCAACTCAAAACCACATATCTGTGAGCACTGTAATGCTGCCTTCCGCAGCTCCTACCACTTGCGCCGACATGTGCTCATACACACAG ATCGCACAGGTGAGAGGCCTTTCCGGTGCAGTCAGTGTAACATGAGCTTCATTCAGAAGTACCTGCTCCAGCGGCATGAGAAGATCCACAGCG GGGAGAAGCCTTTTAGCTGTGACCAGTGTAACATGCGCTTTATCCAGAAGTACCATATGGAGCGGCACAAAAGGACACACAGCGGCGAGAAGCCATATCGCTGCGATACATGCCAACAA TTTTTCTCAAGAACAGACCGGTTACTGAAGCACAAACGGACTTGTGGAGAAGCCATAAAGAAGGGCCTGGACCCAAACATGCTGGAGCTCAGCGAAGCAGAGCTAGGCCAGGGCAGCTATTCACTCACTCAGGGAAACTCTACCACCTCCGGACGCAAGAGGGCCAAGTCCAAAAATGGTGAGGGCGGTGAGCgcaagaggaagaagaatgccTCAGCATCAGTGGCAGCAGCCTCGTCCTCTGGGGGAATGGCCCGTGACCTGGGCCTGCAGGACTTCAGCATGGAGCATCCCTCAGGCTCTGGCCCCACCATGCAGGGACGTACTCCCAAATTGGTCTTTAAAAAAGCTGGCCGCAAGGGCCTGGACAAGGGCCTTCTCTCTCTGGAAGACAGTGCTGACGGACAAAAACTGTTGGGCCAGAAAGCTGGCTCCATGGATCATGTGGAAAGTTCTGGCCTTGACAACATGGGTCTACTCCAGGTAGCTGGGGGCAACAAGCAGGGGCCCACCACCAGCAGCAACTACGATGATGCAATGCAGTTTGTGAAAAAGCGGCGCTACCTCCATGCAGTTAACAATGACTATGGAGCCAGCTCACTGCACATGGCATCCCAGGGAAGTAGTGTAATCCAGGGCTCCCTGGGGCCCGAACCCACGCTGGCAATGCTGGACTCCTCGCCTTTGGAACTCAAGCACGACAAGTCTGGCATTCCAGATGAAGTACTGCAAAGCCTGCTGGACCATTATAGCCATAAGCCAGAGGGGACACACCATCATGATGTGACTTTTGACCTGTCAGACCACCCACACCATGTGGACCTCCAGCCAGCAGCCCCTGTTACCCCTGAGTTGGAGGACGATTCACCCAATGGTGGTGATAAGACAGCTGTGATGAGCGAGTACTCAAAGTTCCTCCTGCAGGCCCTGGAGCGCACCAGCCATAGTGGACCCTTCCCCAGCCTTGGTCCAACAGGGCCTTTCCCACTCCTGTCCAGCAGCTCCAGTCCCACAGGGCCCCTGTTCTCTGACAAACACGGGTACACCACATCTCCACTGGATTGTGGCTACCCGCCTGCTGTCTCCTCCCCGCTGCCCATCGCCGCCCCTTCGTCGACTTCCTCATCGTCCTCCTCCAAATCCCACTATGGCATGCTCGTTGGCTCCCCCTCCCAGGCAGGCTACCACCTCACCTTGGAATCTACTAGCCACCAGCAGCTGACTCCATCTCAGGAACTGACCGAGCAGTTGGAGAAGCAGCACTCCCCCGGAGCCTTCAACCTACCTCCCCAGGACCTGACTGCCTCGGCAGAAGGCCCCAAGGGGCAGCAGCCCAAGGCTGGAGGGAGCACTGCGCCCACCAACGGTTCCAGCTACCCAGACCTGTCCCCACTGAACCCCCCTAAAGAACCCACGTACCAGATCGAGAACTTCGCCCAGGCCTTTGGCTCCCAGTTCAAGTCAGGGCGCCGGACCCCTCTGAGCTATGGCAGTGATCCTGGGGCAGAGGTCGACCACCGAATACGGACTCCAGTGTCAGAATTCTCAGGGTATACCAGTTTGTTAGCTGACGTCAGTGAGCCAGTGAGTACAGGATCAAAAACCCCGACAAGCCAAAGTTTCAGATAA